A section of the Primulina eburnea isolate SZY01 chromosome 1, ASM2296580v1, whole genome shotgun sequence genome encodes:
- the LOC140812851 gene encoding protein JINGUBANG-like: MYVYICTGVCVYVDGVMYDFIQKQMKMAATLEEFPTSPSFSIRDNSHFPRSVSTKETPISDPPFLPPRLSSTTAASLSLSLHQYSQPTTPRISFSPEYSSKMDTACAGTYRCVSSVLKKDGQILCIASANGMVYTGSQGNAVRVWKLPEFTECGQLKTKASMVVAMQVSNDRVYAAYADCRIRVWRRTWEGVIRHVRMATVPTAGSYVRSYIIGGNKMIKHMGPISSLAINVTDDVLYSASVDKTVKVWRISDFKCIETIQAHLEPINAIVVADDGVLYTASDDATVRVWRRNFCSGDRPHSLTVTLPAKHSPVKTLALSSDGRVLYGGCSDGYVHYWLKGWFTGQLQYGGALSGHTHAVMCLSSAASYVVSGSADSTCRVWTRELDGQHSSVALLQGHRGPVRCVTVLSGHVMDENAEDGCTVCSGSLDGVLKVWRVHHATSPSTRDTFQNTREYFELT, translated from the exons atgtatgtatatatatgtacagGGGTGTGTGTATATGTAGATGGAGTAATGTACGACTTTATTCAGAAGCAGATGAAAATGGCAGCAACCCTAGAAGAGTTTCCCACTTCACCATCCTTCTCCATTAGAGACAACTCCCATTTCCCTCGCAGCGTCTCCACCAAAGAGACACCAATCTCCGACCCACCGTTCCTCCCCCCAAGGCTGAGCTCCACCACAGCCGCCTCGCTCTCCTTGAGCCTCCACCAATACTCTCAGCCAACAACCCCGCGCATCTCTTTCAGTCCCGAGTACTCCTCCAAGATGGACACAGCCTGCGCAGGAACCTACCGCTGTGTATCCTCGGTTCTGAAGAAGGACGGGCAGATACTGTGCATCGCCTCCGCTAACGGCATGGTTTACACGGGGTCACAAGGGAATGCGGTGAGAGTGTGGAAACTGCCGGAGTTCACGGAGTGCGGGCAGCTGAAGACGAAGGCGAGCATGGTGGTGGCGATGCAGGTGTCCAATGACAGGGTTTATGCTGCTTATGCGGACTGTAGGATTAGGGTTTGGCGCCGCACGTGGGAAGGGGTGATCAGGCACGTGCGGATGGCGACGGTTCCGACGGCGGGAAGTTATGTCCGGAGCTATATTATCGGAGGAAATAAAATG ATAAAGCACATGGGACCGATATCGTCGCTAGCTATCAATGTAACAGATGATGTATTATACTCGGCGTCCGTTGACAAGACCGTAAAAGTATGGAGAATTTCAGATTTCAAGTGCATTGAGACTATCCAAGCCCACCTGGAACCGATCAACGCCATCGTGGTAGCCGACGACGGAGTGCTCTATACGGCCTCCGACGATGCCACGGTGAGAGTGTGGAGGCGCAATTTTTGCAGCGGTGATCGTCCCCATTCGCTCACTGTAACCCTTCCGGCAAAGCATTCCCCTGTTAAGACTCTAGCTTTGAGCTCGGACGGTAGGGTGTTGTATGGAGGGTGTAGCGATGGGTACGTGCATTATTGGTTGAAGGGTTGGTTCACGGGGCAGTTGCAATACGGAGGGGCTTTGTCGGGACACACTCATGCCGTTATGTGCTTGTCTAGCGCGGCAAGTTATGTCGTGAGTGGCTCGGCGGATTCGACTTGTCGGGTTTGGACTAGGGAGTTGGATGGGCAGCATAGTTCGGTCGCGCTGTTGCAAGGTCATAGGGGACCAGTGAGGTGTGTTACTGTGCTATCGGGACATGTGATGGACGAAAATGCCGAGGATGGTTGCACGGTGTGTAGTGGAAGTCTCGACGGTGTGTTGAAAGTGTGGCGGGTACATCATGCTACTAGCCCGAGTACTCGGGATACTTTCCAAAACACTCGCGAGTATTTCGAGTTGACTTGA